One window of the Aquila chrysaetos chrysaetos chromosome 8, bAquChr1.4, whole genome shotgun sequence genome contains the following:
- the LOC115344488 gene encoding solute carrier family 22 member 2-like isoform X1: MPTLDDILENVGEFDRFQKQTFFVLCLLSAAFTPVYVGVVFFGFTPEHRCFSPGVAELSQRCGWSLDEQLNRTVPEWGGHGAGFGSRCRRYEVDWNATGVSCTDPLGSLVGNRSSVPLGPCRDGWVYDSPGTSLVTEFNLVCEDSWKLDLFQSSVNAGFFIGSINIGYIADRFGRRFCLLNTILANVVCGILLVFVPTYLWIVILRFLQGLVSKGCWTAGYILVTEVVGPRYRRTVGILYQTAFSVGLLVFDAVAYAIPHWRWLQLTVTLPSCFFLLYYWCLPESPRWLISQGKNDKAMKIVSDMAKKNRKKMSSHFEDIKLEEEDGGKQSPSLIDLVRTPQMRKNTFILMYNWFTSSVLYQGLIMHMGVAAGNMYLDFLYSALVEFPAAFIIIVTIDRVGRRYPWAAANLVAGAACLVTALIPEDIHWLKVIAACIGRMGITMAFEMVCFVNTELYPTYIRNLGVMVCSSLCDVGGVIVPFIVYRLVEVWHDLPLVVFTVLGLVAGGLVLFLPETKGRVLPETVEDVENFHGHSAPKAKKIYLHVQTPEAARD, from the exons ATGCCAACCCTAGATGACATTTTGGAGAACGTTGGAGAATTTGACAGGTTCCAGAAGCAAACCTTCTTTGTcctgtgtttgctttctgctgccttcacCCCGGTGTATGTGGGTGTCGTCTTCTTCGGGTTCACCCCTGAGCATCGCTGCTTCAGTCCCGGGGTGGCCGAGCTGAGCCAGCGGTGTGGCTGGAGCCTGGATGAGCAGCTGAATCGCACGGTTCCCGAGTGGGGCGGCCACGGGGCCGGTTTCGGCAGCCGCTGCAGGAGGTACGAGGTGGACTGGAACGCGACGGGCGTCAGCTGCACCGACCCCCTCGGCAGCCTTGTGGGCAACCGGAGCAGCGTCCCCCTCGGTCCCTGCCGGGACGGCTGGGTCTACGACTCCCCGGGGACCTCTCTCGTGACCGAG TTTAACCTGGTGTGTGAGGACTCCTGGAAGCTGGACCTCTTCCAGTCTTCTGTGAATGCTGGGTTTTTTATTGGCTCCATAAACATCGGCTACATAGCAGACAG GTTTGGCCGTAGATTTTGCCTCTTAAATACAATTCTTGCAAATGTCGTCTGTGGAATCCTTCTGGTCTTTGTGCCCACCTACCTGTGGATAGTCATCCTCCGCTTCTTGCAAGGGCTGGTCAGCAAGGGCTGCTGGACCGCAGGCTACATCCTGG tgACAGAAGTCGTTGGTCCGAGGTACCGGAGGACGGTGGGCATCCTCTACCAGACGGCCTTCTCCGTTGGGCTCCTGGTCTTTGATGCCGTCGCTTACGCCATCCCTCACTGGCGGTGGCTGCAGCTCACTGTCACCCTGCCGAGCTGCTTCTTCCTGCTCTACTACTG GTGCCTTCCAGAGTCTCCCAGGTGGCTGATATCTCaaggaaaaaatgacaaagctATGAAAATTGTCAGCGATATGGCTAAAAAAAATCGGAAAAAGATGTCTTCCCATTTTGAG GACATTAAATTAGAAGAGGAAGATGGTGGAAAGCAGAGTCCTTCACTCATTGACCTTGTCAGGACAccacagatgagaaaaaacacGTTCATTTTGATGTACAACTG GTTCACAAGCTCTGTCCTCTACCAGGGGCTCATCATGCACATGGGAGTAGCTGCTGGGAACATGTACCTGGATTTCCTGTATTCTGCGCTTGTTGAGTTCCCGGCCGCCTTCATCATCATCGTCACCATCGACCGCGTCGGGCGGCGCTACCCCTGGGCTGCGGCAAACCTGGTGGCTGGGGCCGCCTGCCTTGTCACAGCCCTGATCCCAGAGG ACATACATTGGCTAAAAGTCATTGCTGCTTGCATTGGGAGAATGGGAATCACAATGGCTTTTGAAATGGTTTGCTTTGTGAACACTGAACTGTATCCAACATACATCAG GAACCTCGGGGTGATGGTCTGCTCCTCCTTGTGTGATGTGGGCGGAGTCATCGTCCCATTTATTGTCTACAGACTGGTGGAAGTCTGGCACGATCTGCCGCTGGTAGTCTTCA CTGTTCTTGGTTTGGTTGCGGGTGGACTGGTGTTGTTTCTACCTGAAACTAAAGGAAGAGTTTTGCCTGAGACTGTTGAAGATGTTGAAAACTTTCATGG GCACAGTGCTCCAAAGGCCAAAAAAATCTATCTCCACGTCCAAACACCAGAAGCAGCACGTGACTGA
- the LOC115344488 gene encoding solute carrier family 22 member 2-like isoform X2 — MPTLDDILENVGEFDRFQKQTFFVLCLLSAAFTPVYVGVVFFGFTPEHRCFSPGVAELSQRCGWSLDEQLNRTVPEWGGHGAGFGSRCRRYEVDWNATGVSCTDPLGSLVGNRSSVPLGPCRDGWVYDSPGTSLVTEFNLVCEDSWKLDLFQSSVNAGFFIGSINIGYIADRFGRRFCLLNTILANVVCGILLVFVPTYLWIVILRFLQGLVSKGCWTAGYILVTEVVGPRYRRTVGILYQTAFSVGLLVFDAVAYAIPHWRWLQLTVTLPSCFFLLYYWCLPESPRWLISQGKNDKAMKIVSDMAKKNRKKMSSHFEDIKLEEEDGGKQSPSLIDLVRTPQMRKNTFILMYNWFTSSVLYQGLIMHMGVAAGNMYLDFLYSALVEFPAAFIIIVTIDRVGRRYPWAAANLVAGAACLVTALIPEDIHWLKVIAACIGRMGITMAFEMVCFVNTELYPTYISTLLLT, encoded by the exons ATGCCAACCCTAGATGACATTTTGGAGAACGTTGGAGAATTTGACAGGTTCCAGAAGCAAACCTTCTTTGTcctgtgtttgctttctgctgccttcacCCCGGTGTATGTGGGTGTCGTCTTCTTCGGGTTCACCCCTGAGCATCGCTGCTTCAGTCCCGGGGTGGCCGAGCTGAGCCAGCGGTGTGGCTGGAGCCTGGATGAGCAGCTGAATCGCACGGTTCCCGAGTGGGGCGGCCACGGGGCCGGTTTCGGCAGCCGCTGCAGGAGGTACGAGGTGGACTGGAACGCGACGGGCGTCAGCTGCACCGACCCCCTCGGCAGCCTTGTGGGCAACCGGAGCAGCGTCCCCCTCGGTCCCTGCCGGGACGGCTGGGTCTACGACTCCCCGGGGACCTCTCTCGTGACCGAG TTTAACCTGGTGTGTGAGGACTCCTGGAAGCTGGACCTCTTCCAGTCTTCTGTGAATGCTGGGTTTTTTATTGGCTCCATAAACATCGGCTACATAGCAGACAG GTTTGGCCGTAGATTTTGCCTCTTAAATACAATTCTTGCAAATGTCGTCTGTGGAATCCTTCTGGTCTTTGTGCCCACCTACCTGTGGATAGTCATCCTCCGCTTCTTGCAAGGGCTGGTCAGCAAGGGCTGCTGGACCGCAGGCTACATCCTGG tgACAGAAGTCGTTGGTCCGAGGTACCGGAGGACGGTGGGCATCCTCTACCAGACGGCCTTCTCCGTTGGGCTCCTGGTCTTTGATGCCGTCGCTTACGCCATCCCTCACTGGCGGTGGCTGCAGCTCACTGTCACCCTGCCGAGCTGCTTCTTCCTGCTCTACTACTG GTGCCTTCCAGAGTCTCCCAGGTGGCTGATATCTCaaggaaaaaatgacaaagctATGAAAATTGTCAGCGATATGGCTAAAAAAAATCGGAAAAAGATGTCTTCCCATTTTGAG GACATTAAATTAGAAGAGGAAGATGGTGGAAAGCAGAGTCCTTCACTCATTGACCTTGTCAGGACAccacagatgagaaaaaacacGTTCATTTTGATGTACAACTG GTTCACAAGCTCTGTCCTCTACCAGGGGCTCATCATGCACATGGGAGTAGCTGCTGGGAACATGTACCTGGATTTCCTGTATTCTGCGCTTGTTGAGTTCCCGGCCGCCTTCATCATCATCGTCACCATCGACCGCGTCGGGCGGCGCTACCCCTGGGCTGCGGCAAACCTGGTGGCTGGGGCCGCCTGCCTTGTCACAGCCCTGATCCCAGAGG ACATACATTGGCTAAAAGTCATTGCTGCTTGCATTGGGAGAATGGGAATCACAATGGCTTTTGAAATGGTTTGCTTTGTGAACACTGAACTGTATCCAACATACATCAG tACTCTGTTGCTAACGTGA
- the LOC115344488 gene encoding solute carrier family 22 member 2-like isoform X3 — protein MPTLDDILENVGEFDRFQKQTFFVLCLLSAAFTPVYVGVVFFGFTPEHRCFSPGVAELSQRCGWSLDEQLNRTVPEWGGHGAGFGSRCRRYEVDWNATGVSCTDPLGSLVGNRSSVPLGPCRDGWVYDSPGTSLVTEFNLVCEDSWKLDLFQSSVNAGFFIGSINIGYIADRFGRRFCLLNTILANVVCGILLVFVPTYLWIVILRFLQGLVSKGCWTAGYILVTEVVGPRYRRTVGILYQTAFSVGLLVFDAVAYAIPHWRWLQLTVTLPSCFFLLYYWCLPESPRWLISQGKNDKAMKIVSDMAKKNRKKMSSHFEDIKLEEEDGGKQSPSLIDLVRTPQMRKNTFILMYNWFTSSVLYQGLIMHMGVAAGNMYLDFLYSALVEFPAAFIIIVTIDRVGRRYPWAAANLVAGAACLVTALIPEDIHWLKVIAACIGRMGITMAFEMVCFVNTELYPTYIR, from the exons ATGCCAACCCTAGATGACATTTTGGAGAACGTTGGAGAATTTGACAGGTTCCAGAAGCAAACCTTCTTTGTcctgtgtttgctttctgctgccttcacCCCGGTGTATGTGGGTGTCGTCTTCTTCGGGTTCACCCCTGAGCATCGCTGCTTCAGTCCCGGGGTGGCCGAGCTGAGCCAGCGGTGTGGCTGGAGCCTGGATGAGCAGCTGAATCGCACGGTTCCCGAGTGGGGCGGCCACGGGGCCGGTTTCGGCAGCCGCTGCAGGAGGTACGAGGTGGACTGGAACGCGACGGGCGTCAGCTGCACCGACCCCCTCGGCAGCCTTGTGGGCAACCGGAGCAGCGTCCCCCTCGGTCCCTGCCGGGACGGCTGGGTCTACGACTCCCCGGGGACCTCTCTCGTGACCGAG TTTAACCTGGTGTGTGAGGACTCCTGGAAGCTGGACCTCTTCCAGTCTTCTGTGAATGCTGGGTTTTTTATTGGCTCCATAAACATCGGCTACATAGCAGACAG GTTTGGCCGTAGATTTTGCCTCTTAAATACAATTCTTGCAAATGTCGTCTGTGGAATCCTTCTGGTCTTTGTGCCCACCTACCTGTGGATAGTCATCCTCCGCTTCTTGCAAGGGCTGGTCAGCAAGGGCTGCTGGACCGCAGGCTACATCCTGG tgACAGAAGTCGTTGGTCCGAGGTACCGGAGGACGGTGGGCATCCTCTACCAGACGGCCTTCTCCGTTGGGCTCCTGGTCTTTGATGCCGTCGCTTACGCCATCCCTCACTGGCGGTGGCTGCAGCTCACTGTCACCCTGCCGAGCTGCTTCTTCCTGCTCTACTACTG GTGCCTTCCAGAGTCTCCCAGGTGGCTGATATCTCaaggaaaaaatgacaaagctATGAAAATTGTCAGCGATATGGCTAAAAAAAATCGGAAAAAGATGTCTTCCCATTTTGAG GACATTAAATTAGAAGAGGAAGATGGTGGAAAGCAGAGTCCTTCACTCATTGACCTTGTCAGGACAccacagatgagaaaaaacacGTTCATTTTGATGTACAACTG GTTCACAAGCTCTGTCCTCTACCAGGGGCTCATCATGCACATGGGAGTAGCTGCTGGGAACATGTACCTGGATTTCCTGTATTCTGCGCTTGTTGAGTTCCCGGCCGCCTTCATCATCATCGTCACCATCGACCGCGTCGGGCGGCGCTACCCCTGGGCTGCGGCAAACCTGGTGGCTGGGGCCGCCTGCCTTGTCACAGCCCTGATCCCAGAGG ACATACATTGGCTAAAAGTCATTGCTGCTTGCATTGGGAGAATGGGAATCACAATGGCTTTTGAAATGGTTTGCTTTGTGAACACTGAACTGTATCCAACATACATCAG GTGA